A section of the Lineus longissimus chromosome 1, tnLinLong1.2, whole genome shotgun sequence genome encodes:
- the LOC135497345 gene encoding uncharacterized protein LOC135497345 — MTSNDYMRPQSALSGGVESKSDTLSNISHVSVYGTDRIGRGSMLFSGPDGLRPYRMRVEDEHRYVGIGTMSPEGTSEANYLWNSPESTPHHRPRTAMVGEIGWGVTFAPDLRSLQSGKQIKLQDFRQDCEQRATHKHFNQDQDVWYSGPRDSATPLHDPYWIGSPSSANRNSRRPVTAYTPKPYQTQERRQPTDQSSTASSYSR; from the exons atGACAAGTAATGACTATATGCGGCCACAATCGGCGCTAAGCGGTGGTGTGGAGAGCAAGTCCGATACACTCTCCAATATTTCACATGTTTCGGTGTATGGCACAGACAGAATTGGTCGGGGAAGCATGCTTTTCTCAG GACCAGATGGGCTAAGGCCGTATCGCATGAGAGTCGAAGATGAACACCGTTATGTTGGTATCGGTACCATGTCTCCAGAAGGTACAAGTGAAGCAAACTACCTCTGGAATTCTCCAGAATCAACTCCACACCATCGACCAAGGACAGCCATGGTTGGAGAAATTGGCTGGGGAGTGACCTTCGCACCTGATTTGAGATCTCTTCAATCTGGAAAACAAATCAAA TTGCAAGATTTCCGCCAGGATTGTGAACAGAGAGCTACCCACAAGCATTTCAATCAAGACCAGGATGTCTG GTATTCTGGTCCAAGAGATTCTGCAACCCCGCTTCATGATCCTTATTGGATCGGATCTCCTAGTTCAGCTAACCGCAATTCAAGACGACCAGTGACTGCATATACTCCAAAACCCTATCAAACTCAAGAAAGGAGGCAACCGACGGACCAGAGTTCCACTGCCTCTTCATACTCTCGGTAG